One window from the genome of Micromonospora aurantiaca ATCC 27029 encodes:
- a CDS encoding SCO4848 family membrane protein — MVLSRGWSLFLVAVGVWTWAIWPRFAVAIWNDERAWSAGVVGEGSPTGFLWVHALLIAASLAIGTTVGVLGIRAYRAARRPSPSSPSAPPSPR, encoded by the coding sequence ATGGTCCTGTCACGTGGTTGGTCGCTGTTCCTGGTCGCCGTCGGCGTCTGGACGTGGGCGATCTGGCCGAGGTTCGCGGTCGCCATCTGGAACGACGAGCGCGCCTGGTCGGCCGGCGTCGTCGGCGAGGGCAGCCCGACCGGCTTCCTGTGGGTGCACGCCCTGCTGATCGCCGCCTCCCTGGCCATCGGCACGACTGTGGGAGTCCTGGGCATCCGCGCCTACCGGGCCGCCCGCCGCCCGTCTCCCTCCTCGCCCTCCGCCCCGCCGTCGCCCCGGTGA
- a CDS encoding PRC-barrel domain-containing protein, translated as MQPFNPWTWRDPSALAGGYDQTRPGDVPEQRAGEADDGLDAPSPGTPIDLTGYRVEATDGRIGSIDEASEDADARYLVVDTGPWIFGKKVLLPAGTVAQVDHLDRVVHVDRTREQVKESPAFDRDHFAHPEYRDRVGSYYTESYRQQ; from the coding sequence ATGCAGCCGTTCAACCCGTGGACCTGGCGGGATCCGTCCGCCCTGGCCGGAGGGTACGACCAGACCCGGCCCGGAGACGTGCCGGAACAGCGCGCCGGCGAGGCGGACGACGGCCTGGACGCCCCCAGCCCGGGTACGCCGATCGACCTCACCGGCTACCGGGTGGAGGCAACGGACGGGCGGATCGGCTCCATCGACGAGGCGAGCGAGGACGCGGACGCGCGGTACCTGGTGGTGGACACCGGTCCGTGGATCTTCGGCAAGAAGGTGCTGCTGCCGGCCGGCACGGTGGCGCAGGTCGACCACCTGGACCGCGTCGTGCACGTGGACCGCACCCGGGAGCAGGTGAAGGAGTCGCCGGCGTTCGACAGGGACCACTTCGCGCACCCCGAGTACCGGGATCGGGTCGGCAGCTACTACACGGAGAGCTATCGACAGCAGTAA
- the trpS gene encoding tryptophan--tRNA ligase, which translates to MSSARMLTGDRPTGRLHLGHYVGSIANRVRLHQRYESFFIIADLHMLTTRNSRADIEQVAHNAREMVTDILAAGVEPERATFYLQSAIPEVGDLNTLFQNLITVPRLERVPSLKEMTRDAGKDEMPYGLLGYPVLQAADILCVKGQVVPVGKDNAAHVEVTREIARRFNHLYGEVFPVPDMLMSETPTLVGTDGAGKMSKSKGNAIALSDDAATVRRKVMGMYTDPNRVRADVPGTVEGNPVFEYHDIFNPDRAQVADLKARYRAGRVGDVEVKEALATALNRFLDPIRERRARFEAQPGLVDELIVTGTERTREQVRRTLVEVRRAMGLSSAYTQVRRRAERYRKAVATSA; encoded by the coding sequence ATGTCCTCTGCACGCATGCTCACCGGTGACCGCCCGACCGGGCGGCTGCACCTCGGCCACTACGTGGGCAGCATCGCCAACCGGGTGCGGCTGCACCAGCGCTACGAGAGCTTCTTCATCATCGCCGACCTGCACATGCTCACCACCCGCAACAGCCGCGCGGACATCGAGCAGGTCGCCCACAACGCCCGCGAGATGGTCACCGACATCCTCGCCGCCGGGGTGGAGCCGGAACGGGCGACGTTCTACCTCCAGTCCGCGATCCCCGAGGTCGGCGACCTGAACACGCTGTTCCAGAACCTCATCACTGTGCCCCGGCTGGAACGGGTGCCGTCGTTGAAGGAGATGACCCGGGACGCCGGCAAGGACGAGATGCCGTACGGCCTGCTCGGCTACCCGGTGCTCCAGGCCGCCGACATCCTCTGCGTCAAGGGCCAGGTCGTGCCGGTCGGAAAGGACAACGCCGCGCACGTCGAGGTGACCCGGGAGATCGCCCGCCGGTTCAACCACCTCTACGGCGAGGTCTTCCCGGTGCCCGACATGCTCATGTCGGAGACGCCCACGCTGGTCGGGACGGACGGCGCCGGGAAGATGAGCAAGAGCAAGGGGAACGCGATCGCGCTCTCCGACGACGCGGCGACGGTGCGCCGCAAGGTGATGGGGATGTACACCGACCCGAATCGGGTCCGCGCCGACGTGCCCGGCACCGTCGAGGGGAACCCGGTCTTCGAGTACCACGACATCTTCAATCCGGACCGGGCGCAGGTGGCCGACCTCAAGGCCCGCTACCGGGCCGGCCGGGTCGGTGATGTGGAGGTCAAGGAGGCGCTGGCGACGGCGCTCAACCGGTTCCTGGACCCGATCCGGGAGCGCCGGGCCCGCTTCGAGGCGCAGCCCGGCCTGGTCGACGAGCTGATCGTCACCGGCACTGAGCGGACCCGCGAGCAGGTGCGCCGCACGCTCGTCGAGGTCCGCCGGGCGATGGGCCTGAGCAGCGCGTACACCCAGGTGCGGCGCAGGGCCGAGCGCTACCGCAAGGCCGTCGCCACCTCGGCCTGA
- the argS gene encoding arginine--tRNA ligase: MDLERLLTDRLAPAFAAVAGVPVDPAVRRSQHADFQSDAALGLARRLGRPPREIAAEVRERAALADVCAAVEVSGPGFLNLTVAGHALGGLVSALAADPRLGVPVVAEPETVVVDYSGPNVAKEMHVGHLRSTVIGDAAARTLEWLGHRVLRANHLGDWGTPFGMLIEHLLDLGEAGAAQELSMGDLDGFYKAAREKFDDDEAFRERSRQRVVALQGGDPATLRLWRLLVTQSEGYFLTVYDLLDVTLTGDDFRGESSYHDQLAPTVEELDRLGLLRRSDGADCVFPPGSVGRDGEPLPLIVRKSDGGYGYPATDLAALRHRTGALGATRLLYVVGLPQRRHFEMVFAVAAQAGWLTAPARAEHVGFGSILGPDGRMLRSRAGGSVKLAGLLTEAVQRATALARERNPELGESEAAEVGRAVGVGAIKYADLSGDRHKDYVLDWERMLSLDGNTAPYLQYAYSRVRSIFRRAGAAARPDAEVSLAEPAERALAMELVGFAAVVEEVAGGLEFHRLTAYLHRLAVAFSAFYERCPVLRAEGPVRESRLVLCDLTGRVLRQGLNLLGIRTPERL; this comes from the coding sequence ATGGATCTTGAAAGGTTGCTCACCGACCGGCTGGCGCCGGCGTTCGCGGCGGTGGCCGGCGTGCCGGTGGACCCGGCCGTGCGGCGCTCGCAGCACGCGGACTTCCAGTCCGACGCGGCGTTGGGCCTGGCCCGGCGGCTCGGCCGGCCGCCGCGGGAGATCGCCGCGGAGGTACGGGAGCGCGCCGCGCTGGCCGACGTCTGCGCGGCGGTCGAGGTGTCCGGTCCGGGTTTCCTGAACCTGACGGTGGCCGGGCACGCGCTCGGCGGGCTGGTGTCCGCGCTGGCCGCCGACCCGCGGCTCGGCGTGCCAGTGGTGGCCGAGCCGGAGACGGTGGTGGTCGACTACTCGGGGCCGAACGTGGCGAAGGAGATGCACGTCGGGCACCTGCGGTCGACTGTGATCGGGGACGCGGCGGCGCGGACGCTGGAGTGGCTCGGGCACCGGGTGCTGCGCGCCAACCACCTCGGTGACTGGGGCACACCGTTCGGCATGCTGATCGAGCACCTGCTCGACCTGGGCGAGGCCGGTGCGGCGCAGGAGCTGTCCATGGGTGACCTGGACGGGTTCTACAAGGCGGCGCGGGAGAAGTTCGACGACGACGAGGCGTTCCGGGAGCGGTCGCGGCAGCGGGTGGTGGCGTTGCAGGGCGGTGACCCGGCGACGCTGCGGCTGTGGCGGTTGCTGGTGACCCAGTCGGAGGGCTACTTCCTGACCGTGTACGACCTGCTCGACGTGACCCTGACCGGCGACGACTTCCGGGGCGAGAGCAGCTACCACGACCAGCTCGCGCCGACTGTCGAGGAGTTGGACCGGCTCGGGCTGCTGCGGCGCAGCGACGGCGCGGACTGCGTGTTCCCGCCCGGGTCGGTGGGCCGTGACGGCGAGCCGTTGCCGCTGATCGTGCGCAAGTCCGACGGCGGGTACGGCTACCCGGCCACCGATCTGGCCGCGCTGCGGCACCGGACCGGCGCGCTCGGCGCGACCCGGCTGCTCTACGTGGTCGGGCTTCCGCAGCGGCGGCACTTCGAGATGGTGTTCGCGGTCGCCGCGCAGGCCGGCTGGCTCACCGCACCGGCGCGGGCCGAGCACGTCGGGTTCGGCTCGATCCTCGGCCCGGACGGGCGGATGCTGCGCAGCCGGGCCGGCGGGTCGGTGAAGCTGGCCGGGCTGCTCACCGAGGCGGTCCAGCGGGCCACCGCGCTGGCCCGGGAGCGCAATCCGGAGCTGGGCGAGTCGGAGGCCGCCGAGGTGGGGCGCGCGGTGGGCGTCGGCGCGATCAAGTACGCCGACCTGTCCGGGGACCGGCACAAGGACTACGTGCTGGACTGGGAGCGGATGCTGTCGCTGGACGGGAACACCGCGCCGTACCTCCAGTACGCGTACTCCCGGGTCCGGTCGATCTTCCGGCGGGCCGGCGCGGCGGCGCGGCCGGACGCGGAGGTCTCGCTCGCCGAGCCGGCCGAGCGGGCGCTCGCCATGGAGCTGGTCGGCTTCGCCGCGGTGGTCGAGGAGGTGGCGGGTGGGTTGGAGTTCCACCGGCTGACCGCCTACCTGCACCGGCTGGCGGTCGCGTTCAGCGCGTTCTACGAGCGCTGCCCGGTGCTGCGGGCCGAGGGGCCAGTGCGGGAGAGCCGGCTCGTGTTGTGCGACCTGACCGGGCGGGTGCTGCGGCAGGGCCTGAACCTGCTCGGCATCCGTACCCCGGAACGGCTGTGA
- a CDS encoding alpha/beta hydrolase, which produces MADRRAVLAPGQGYDTRGPLFVYIGEALRRLGFEVHEVTWRSLGELRLDSAPEWVAEQLDPVLDAGVDLLVGKSLGSFAAPLAADRGIPAVWLTPLLTDPAVREPLGRATAPFLLAGGTGDRFWDGAVARRLTPYVVEVADADHSMMVPGPLAASAEALGRVCTAVEEFAAGR; this is translated from the coding sequence ATGGCGGATCGGCGCGCGGTACTCGCACCGGGACAGGGCTACGACACCCGGGGACCGCTCTTCGTCTACATCGGGGAGGCGCTGCGCCGGCTCGGTTTCGAGGTGCACGAGGTGACCTGGCGGTCGCTGGGCGAGCTGCGGCTCGACAGCGCGCCGGAGTGGGTCGCCGAGCAGCTGGATCCGGTTCTCGACGCCGGGGTGGATCTGCTCGTGGGCAAGTCGCTCGGCAGTTTCGCCGCGCCGCTCGCCGCCGACCGGGGCATCCCGGCGGTGTGGCTGACGCCGCTGCTGACCGACCCCGCGGTACGGGAGCCGCTGGGCCGGGCCACCGCGCCATTCCTGCTGGCCGGCGGCACCGGCGACCGGTTCTGGGACGGTGCGGTGGCGCGCCGGCTGACCCCGTACGTGGTGGAGGTCGCCGACGCCGACCACTCGATGATGGTGCCCGGGCCGCTGGCGGCCTCGGCCGAGGCGCTCGGGCGGGTCTGCACGGCGGTGGAGGAGTTCGCCGCCGGCCGCTGA
- a CDS encoding DUF4287 domain-containing protein codes for MSFQAYLDAIEDKTGKTPRVLVDEAKERGYDAADVKAGVIVAWLKDEYGLGRGHAMALIHVIKNGPRISAKHVGSTGSHRDDSDTLWLDGKAARASA; via the coding sequence ATGTCCTTCCAGGCGTACCTCGACGCGATCGAGGACAAGACCGGCAAGACCCCGCGCGTCCTGGTCGACGAGGCCAAGGAGCGCGGCTACGACGCGGCCGACGTCAAGGCGGGCGTGATCGTGGCCTGGCTGAAGGACGAGTACGGCCTCGGCCGGGGACACGCGATGGCTCTGATTCACGTGATCAAGAACGGGCCGAGGATCAGCGCCAAGCACGTCGGCTCCACCGGCTCCCACCGCGACGACAGCGACACGCTGTGGCTGGACGGCAAGGCCGCCCGAGCCTCCGCGTAG